From Procambarus clarkii isolate CNS0578487 chromosome 65, FALCON_Pclarkii_2.0, whole genome shotgun sequence, one genomic window encodes:
- the LOC123771123 gene encoding pancreatic lipase-related protein 2 isoform X2 translates to MESGGLDWVQRMVKSLLESEGVGVVTVDWWRGAQPPYAQAVANSRLVGAITGYLIHLLAEYYSVAPGSVHLVGHSLGAHLMGYAGDYVKITRGERVGRITGLDPAGPYFTNTPPEVRLDPTDADFVDVIHTDVPVEAWQLAKMGHPDAIGHIDFYPNGGSDQAGCKGSAVSYIENERTVAGGILTYIGCNHHRSFDYFTESILSQCRFVGVVCGSWEEYQTGACWGCHHAHCPTMGITAHPIHPQTHPTPNVLAEHGSPSTVHTPNVNNSGDVGSGAGRQTGRSEAGGGGGAGGGGGGGAGGGGGGGERQPSVAPSVKVFLGTNPRPPYCAEQYRVSVVTALTPAAVRSGGDLARFTVTLRGQDGHVTIPAPGRPTFVEAGGGVSWVGFTPPLGVLLALQVEYESHHGLLHALIFRFNPPTLYVSYFHLQQLSTGLVLHFPFCGGQMKAGESYTLFPDTQCGFLH, encoded by the exons ATGGAGTCTGGGGGTCTGGACTGGGTGCAGCGGATGGTGAAGTCACTGCTGGAGTCAGAGGGCGTGGGCGTGGTGACGGTGGACTGGTGGAGGGGCGCCCAGCCCCCGTACGCCCAGGCTGTTGCTAACTCCCGCTTGGTGGGCGCCATCACAGGCTATCTTATCCACCTGCTTGCG GAGTACTACAGTGTAGCCCCGGGCTCCGTGCACCTGGTGGGTCACAGCCTGGGTGCCCACCTCATGGGCTACGCTGGAGACTACGTCAAGATCACCAGAGGAGAGAGG GTGGGGCGCATCACGGGGCTGGACCCGGCCGGACCTTACTTCACCAATACTCCTCCAGAGGTGCGACTCGACCCCACCGACGCTGACTTTGTTGATGTCATCCACACtgatgtccccgtcgaggcctggCAGCTGGCAA AGATGGGCCATCCGGATGCAATCGGACACATAGACTTTTATCCGAACGGAGGGTCGGATCAGGCCGGATGCAAAGGCTCCGCTGTCAGTTACATAGAAAACGAAAGAACCGTTGCCGGGGGGATACTAACCTATATCGGTTGCAACCACCATAGGTCTTTTGATTACTTCACGGAGTCCATCCTCTCACA gtgtaggtTCGTGGGCGTTGTGTGCGGGTCATGGGAGGAGTACCAGACGGGGGCGTGCTGGGGGTGTCACCACGCCCACTGCCCCACCATGGGCATCACCGCCCACCCtatacacccacaaacacaccctacacccaATGTCCTCGCAGAACACGGCTCCCCGAGCACCGTCCACACACCAAATGTCAACAACAGCGGCGATGTGGGGTCAGGAGCGGGTCGGCAGACGGGCAGgagcgaggctggtggtggtggtggggctggtggtggtggtggtggtggtgctggtggtggtggtggtggtggtgagagacagCCATCAGTAGCTCCCTCCGTCAAGGTGTTCCTGGGCACCAACCCTCGCCCGCCCTACTGTG ctgAGCAGTACAGAGTGAGTGTGGTGACGGCGCTGACCCCCGCTgctgtcaggagcggcggtgaccTCGCTCGCTTCACCGTCACACTAAGAGGTCAAGACGGCCACGTCACCATCCCAGCACCCGGGAG GCCGACGTTCGTGGAGGCCGGAGGCGGAGTGTCGTGGGTGGGCTTCACTCCACCCCTGGGCGTCCTCCTCGCCCTCCAGGTGGAgtacgagagtcaccatggcctgCTCCACGCCCTCATCTTCAGGTTCAACCCTCCCACCCTCTACGTCAGCTACTTCCACCTCCAGCAGCTCTCTACGGGCCTTGT GTTGCACTTCCCATTCTGTGGAGGACAGATGAAGGCTGGAGAGAGCTACACTCTCTTTCCTGACACCCAGTGTGGCTTCCTACACTGA